Part of the Henckelia pumila isolate YLH828 chromosome 2, ASM3356847v2, whole genome shotgun sequence genome is shown below.
ATATGCTCCTGatcatgtatgtatgtatgtgcgTATATACCTCGTACTTCTGACAGTccgattttgttttcttgaagttCGTTGCTGCTTGTAAGAAGCCTCCTGTCTACTGCATCATAACCGAGTACATGTCACAAGGAACACTAAGGATGTATCTCAACAAGAAGGAGCCATACTCCCTCTCGACCGAGACGATCCTCAGGTTAGCCCTCGATATATCTCGAGGCATGGAGTACCTACATTCCCAGGGTGTGATACACAGAGACCTCAAGTCGAACAACTTACTTCTGAACGATGAGATGCGCGTCAAGGTTGCAGACTTCGGCACGTCTTGTTTGGAAACGCAGTCCAAGGAAACGAAAGGAAACATGGGGACGTATCGTTGGATGGCGCCTGAGATGATCAAGGAGAAGCCTTACACTAGGAAGGTCGATGTGTATAGTTTTGGGATTGTGCTGTGGGAACTTACTACTGCCTTGCTCCCTTTCCAAGGAATGACTCCTGTGCAAGCTGCTTTTGCTGTTGCTGACAAGGTGAAATCTCAAACTCTAATAGATATAATTTCCTTCTCATATCAGTTCCAGAAATAGTTGGAAAATGacatatttcatattttgtaTTGTTTATGGGAAACATCATATGCAGAGTGAAGGTTACACGTACAGTTACAAAGTCTTTTTGAGATTTCAAAATACCTTAGATTCATATTTTTCAAATTAATGCGTGTTTAGGTTAGTTTTGTAGCGTCGGAAGAAATTTGTAGTCGTGTGTGTAACTCTTATTGTACATGTCGTTGTTTAATGACTTCAAATTTCCATTCAACATGAAATGATCTCGTAAAATTGCAGGATGAGCGACCACCGTTGCCGGCTAGCTGCCAGCCCGCGCTAGCACACTTGATAAAGCGTTGCTGGGCCGCGAACCCCTCCAAACGTCCCGATTTCAGTGAAATAGTATCGACGCTGGAAAAGTACGACGAGCGGGCCAAGGAGGGACTGCCGCTTACCGTCAACTCGACGATAGTTAGCCGGAATGCGATCCTCAAGCGATTGAAAGGTTGTGTGTCCATGAGTTCATCAATACCTATACACGCCTGACTCTTGGGAGAAAAATCGTTATGCTGTTTGTAATTCAAATTTCATTGCTGTGGAAATTTGAGTGtcacatattttaaaaaaaaatgtacatTTCATTTAGATTGATAATCAATCGATTGATTTTCTTATGCACTATTCGAAATTTCTTTTAGTTATTGAACCTACTTGGACTTCTGCCTTGGTGGggctttttttatatttaattttaaaaaataaataaattgcaaaaataatttgaattgTTAACAGCGGACCTTGCAAGAAAAAATGCAGGGTCCGCTGTTGTGTAAAGCGTCATTGCACGTCATTGCAGGATGCTGCCAGCATGACACTTGAGGATTTGTGCAAGTGCAAGTCCCCatgttcttgtttttttttatttgttttttaattaattaattatataattaataatgttttgtaaaattatatttagtAGTATgatcattattttaaaaaaattttaaattttgaatttgataatggatctgaaaaattattaaagaaacaaaa
Proteins encoded:
- the LOC140884600 gene encoding serine/threonine/tyrosine-protein kinase HT1, with product MAASCFNPFRLRKSKSKSMSSVPSSSRTHLDYGSVNMERKRFDSLESWSMILDSENVENWETSKDDQEEWTADLSQLFIGNKFASGAHSRIYRGIYKQRAVAVKMVRIPTHKEETRALLEQQFKSEVALLSRLYHHNIVQFVAACKKPPVYCIITEYMSQGTLRMYLNKKEPYSLSTETILRLALDISRGMEYLHSQGVIHRDLKSNNLLLNDEMRVKVADFGTSCLETQSKETKGNMGTYRWMAPEMIKEKPYTRKVDVYSFGIVLWELTTALLPFQGMTPVQAAFAVADKDERPPLPASCQPALAHLIKRCWAANPSKRPDFSEIVSTLEKYDERAKEGLPLTVNSTIVSRNAILKRLKGCVSMSSSIPIHA